The following proteins come from a genomic window of Geothermobacter hydrogeniphilus:
- a CDS encoding tRNA threonylcarbamoyladenosine dehydratase, translating to MSEHRFSRLQLLLGDDGLRRLREASVVVFGVGGVGSYAAEALVRGGVGKLTLVDFDEICLTNVNRQIHALKGTIGRSKVEVMAERCRAINPDCEVRPLQAFYEAEHAEELLAGDYDYVLDCIDHITAKLHLIESCIERKIPIIASMGAANKLDPTRIRVADLADTTTCRLAKIIRRELRKRGIERGVKVVYSTEEFRELSDRTAVCAENCICPNKEDQRWRCTDRRVILGSSSTIPPIFGLTMAGEVIRELAGE from the coding sequence ATGAGTGAACATCGTTTTTCCCGCCTGCAACTGCTGCTCGGCGACGACGGCCTGCGGCGCCTGCGGGAGGCCTCGGTCGTCGTGTTCGGGGTCGGCGGGGTCGGCAGCTATGCCGCCGAGGCGCTGGTGCGCGGCGGGGTCGGCAAGCTGACCCTGGTCGATTTCGACGAGATCTGCCTGACCAATGTCAACCGCCAGATCCATGCCCTGAAAGGGACCATCGGCCGGTCCAAGGTCGAGGTGATGGCCGAGCGCTGCCGGGCGATCAACCCGGACTGCGAGGTGCGGCCGCTGCAGGCCTTCTACGAGGCCGAGCATGCCGAGGAATTGCTCGCCGGCGACTACGACTACGTGCTTGACTGCATCGACCACATTACCGCCAAGCTGCACCTGATCGAAAGTTGCATCGAGCGCAAGATCCCGATCATCGCTTCGATGGGGGCTGCCAACAAGCTCGACCCGACCCGGATCCGGGTCGCCGACCTGGCCGACACCACCACCTGCCGCCTGGCGAAAATCATCCGCCGGGAGTTGCGCAAAAGAGGTATTGAGCGCGGCGTCAAGGTGGTTTATTCAACCGAGGAGTTCCGCGAGCTGTCAGATCGGACCGCGGTCTGCGCCGAGAACTGCATCTGTCCCAACAAGGAGGATCAGCGCTGGCGCTGCACCGACCGACGGGTGATTCTCGGCAGCTCAAGTACCATCCCGCCGATCTTCGGCCTGACCATGGCCGGGGAAGTGATCCGGGAGCTGGCGGGGGAATAG